One stretch of Chryseobacterium sp. LJ668 DNA includes these proteins:
- the carB gene encoding carbamoyl-phosphate synthase large subunit yields the protein MAKRTDIKTILVIGSGPIIIGQAAEFDYAGTQACLSLREEGYKVILINSNPATIMTDVEIADKVYIEPISLQFVSHIIRKERPDALLPTLGGQTGLNMAVELENSGILEECKVEVLGTTLSAINRAEDRDLFRELMRELNEPVPESDIVTTVEGALRFAEEIGYPVIVRPAFTMGGTGGGIAANEAELKEIAELGLKYSPVTQCLIERSIAGFKEIEYEVMRDANDNAIVVCNMENIDPVGVHTGDSIVVAPSQTLSDREYQMLRNASLKIIRALGIEGGCNVQLALDPHSFEYYIIEVNPRVSRSSALASKATGYPIAKIAAKIAVGLTLDEIMNPVTGKTYACFEPALDYVVTKFPRFPFDKFETADRRLSTQMKATGEVMAIGRNFEESLQKAIRSLETGLSHLGLKKKQAAALTDEEIERRIRVCDDERLFIIGDALRRGYDWEKIVEWSKIDKFFIWKIKKLIDFEKTIADHKFDVETLIKAKKLGFADLNIAHLWEVSQREVYNFRKENGVIPVYKMVDTCAAEFESETPYFYGTYEEENESVVSDKEKIVVLGSGPIRIGQGVEFDYATVHSVWAIKEMGYEAIIINNNPETVSTDFSISDKLYFEPLTEEDVMSIIDLEKPKGVVVQFGGQTAINLADKLAAYGVQILGTSLEDLDRAENRDKFEKALQEMGIPQPLGKTSTSKEEAIKIANEIGYPVLVRPSYVLGGRAMEIVYTEAELSHYMEFAVDASPDQPVLVDRYITGKEVEVDAICDGETVIIPGIMEHIERAGVHSGDSIAVYPPQNVSSEEIKTLVDYTERLAKGLNVIGLMNIQYVLLDGNVYVIEVNPRSSRTVPFLSKITDVPMAKLATKAILGQKLKDLGYKNGLVPNKEGVFVKVPVFSFSKLTKVDISLGPEMKSTGEVMGKDTTLEKALYKGLVAAGRKVPMHGSILFTVADKHKQEAADLAARFHEVGFRIWATEGTANFFTEKGIPCKIGYKIGEESVNLIDLIQKGKVQYVVNTMTKGKQSERDGFQIRRMSVENGVPCLTSMDTVEAILKVIESMTFKMETM from the coding sequence ATGGCAAAACGTACAGATATAAAAACAATTTTAGTAATCGGTTCCGGCCCAATTATCATCGGTCAGGCAGCGGAATTTGATTACGCAGGAACGCAGGCTTGTCTTTCCTTAAGAGAAGAAGGCTACAAGGTGATTTTGATCAATTCAAACCCTGCAACGATTATGACGGATGTTGAAATCGCTGACAAGGTTTACATCGAACCAATTTCACTTCAGTTTGTAAGTCACATCATCAGAAAAGAGCGTCCCGATGCACTTTTACCGACTCTTGGCGGACAGACAGGTCTGAACATGGCGGTTGAATTGGAAAATTCAGGGATTCTTGAAGAATGTAAAGTGGAAGTTTTAGGAACTACACTTTCTGCGATTAACAGAGCGGAAGACAGAGATTTGTTCCGTGAATTAATGAGAGAATTAAACGAACCCGTTCCAGAATCTGACATCGTAACAACAGTCGAAGGTGCATTAAGATTTGCGGAAGAAATAGGTTATCCGGTAATCGTTCGTCCTGCTTTCACCATGGGTGGAACAGGTGGTGGAATCGCTGCCAATGAAGCCGAATTAAAAGAAATTGCCGAATTAGGTCTGAAATACAGTCCGGTTACGCAATGTCTGATCGAAAGATCAATCGCAGGTTTCAAAGAAATTGAATACGAAGTAATGCGTGATGCAAACGACAACGCGATTGTGGTTTGTAACATGGAAAATATAGATCCGGTGGGAGTTCATACAGGTGACTCAATCGTTGTTGCGCCTTCTCAGACGCTTTCTGATAGAGAATACCAGATGTTGAGAAACGCTTCTTTAAAAATCATCAGAGCTTTAGGTATAGAAGGAGGATGTAACGTACAGTTGGCTTTAGACCCTCATTCCTTCGAATATTACATCATCGAGGTGAATCCGAGAGTTTCCCGTTCATCGGCTTTGGCGAGTAAAGCAACAGGTTATCCGATTGCTAAAATTGCGGCAAAAATCGCTGTTGGATTGACTCTAGATGAAATCATGAATCCGGTTACAGGAAAAACTTATGCTTGCTTCGAGCCGGCTTTGGATTATGTGGTAACCAAATTCCCAAGATTTCCTTTTGATAAATTTGAAACGGCAGACAGAAGATTGTCGACTCAAATGAAAGCAACAGGTGAAGTGATGGCTATCGGAAGAAATTTCGAGGAGTCTTTACAGAAAGCCATCCGTTCTCTGGAGACTGGGCTCAGCCATCTAGGATTAAAGAAAAAACAGGCAGCAGCTCTAACAGACGAAGAAATCGAAAGAAGAATCAGAGTTTGTGATGACGAAAGATTATTTATTATCGGAGATGCTTTAAGAAGAGGGTACGACTGGGAAAAGATTGTTGAATGGAGTAAAATTGATAAATTCTTTATCTGGAAAATCAAAAAGCTGATCGATTTTGAAAAAACAATTGCTGATCATAAATTTGATGTTGAAACTTTAATTAAAGCTAAAAAATTAGGTTTCGCAGATTTAAATATTGCTCATCTTTGGGAAGTTAGTCAGCGTGAAGTTTATAATTTCAGAAAAGAAAACGGGGTAATTCCGGTTTATAAAATGGTCGACACCTGCGCTGCTGAGTTTGAATCTGAAACCCCATATTTCTACGGAACATACGAAGAAGAAAATGAATCTGTAGTCTCAGACAAAGAAAAAATCGTCGTTTTAGGTTCAGGTCCAATCAGAATTGGTCAGGGAGTTGAGTTTGACTATGCAACCGTTCATTCGGTTTGGGCGATCAAAGAGATGGGTTACGAAGCCATAATCATCAACAATAACCCGGAAACAGTTTCTACAGACTTCTCGATTTCAGACAAATTATACTTTGAGCCTTTGACGGAAGAAGATGTGATGAGCATTATCGATCTTGAAAAACCAAAAGGCGTTGTGGTACAATTCGGTGGACAAACCGCCATCAATTTAGCAGATAAATTGGCCGCTTACGGAGTTCAGATTTTAGGAACTTCACTGGAAGATTTAGACAGAGCCGAAAACAGAGATAAATTTGAAAAAGCTCTTCAGGAAATGGGAATTCCACAGCCTTTAGGGAAAACTTCTACTTCAAAAGAAGAAGCGATAAAAATTGCCAACGAAATCGGTTATCCGGTATTGGTTCGTCCAAGCTATGTTTTGGGAGGCAGAGCAATGGAAATCGTATATACCGAAGCCGAACTTTCTCATTACATGGAGTTTGCGGTAGATGCAAGTCCGGATCAGCCGGTTTTGGTAGATCGTTATATCACCGGAAAAGAAGTGGAAGTAGATGCAATTTGCGACGGCGAAACAGTGATCATTCCTGGAATTATGGAACATATCGAAAGAGCCGGAGTTCACTCAGGAGATTCAATTGCTGTTTATCCGCCGCAAAATGTTTCTTCTGAAGAAATAAAAACATTGGTAGACTACACAGAAAGATTAGCTAAGGGATTGAACGTAATCGGTTTAATGAATATTCAGTATGTTTTATTGGATGGTAATGTTTACGTGATCGAAGTAAATCCACGGTCATCCCGAACGGTGCCTTTCTTATCTAAAATTACCGATGTACCAATGGCAAAATTGGCTACGAAAGCTATTTTAGGACAAAAATTAAAAGATTTAGGTTATAAAAACGGTTTAGTTCCGAATAAAGAAGGTGTTTTCGTAAAAGTTCCGGTGTTCTCTTTCTCAAAACTGACGAAAGTCGATATCTCTCTAGGCCCGGAAATGAAGTCTACAGGAGAAGTAATGGGTAAAGACACCACGTTGGAAAAGGCTTTATATAAAGGGCTGGTTGCTGCGGGAAGAAAAGTCCCGATGCATGGATCAATTTTGTTTACGGTAGCTGATAAACATAAGCAGGAAGCGGCAGATTTGGCGGCAAGATTTCATGAAGTAGGTTTCAGAATCTGGGCGACAGAAGGAACGGCTAACTTCTTTACAGAAAAAGGAATACCGTGTAAAATAGGCTACAAAATAGGCGAGGAAAGTGTCAACCTGATCGATCTGATTCAGAAAGGTAAAGTGCAGTATGTGGTTAATACGATGACGAAAGGAAAACAGTCTGAGAGAGACGGTTTCCAGATCAGAAGAATGAGTGTAGAAAACGGAGTTCCTTGTTTAACATCAATGGACACCGTCGAAGCCATCCTGAAAGTGATTGAAAGTATGACTTTCAAAATGGAAACAATGTAA